From a single Nitrogeniibacter mangrovi genomic region:
- the ispC gene encoding 1-deoxy-D-xylulose-5-phosphate reductoisomerase — protein MANIQLLTVLGATGSIGESTLDVVGRHPDRYRVFALSGHSRIERLAEQCRRFSPTYAVVGDELAAQRLRALLVADGASTEVLVGEAGLVAVAQAPEVDAVMAAIVGAAGLRPTLAAARAGKRVLLANKEALVMSGALFMTAVAEGGATLLPIDSEHNAVFQALPAGYDRRPTAHGVCRVLLTASGGPFRDREPATLEGVTPEEACAHPNWSMGRKISVDSATMMNKGLEVIEAHWLFGVPADAIDVVVHRQSVIHSMVAYADGSVLAQLGNPDMRTPIAHALAYPDRIDAGVAPLDLCAIARLDFQAPDLRRFPCLALAYDALRAGAGLPAVLNAANEIAVEAFLNGRIGYLDIARIIEATMAQMADAGDASLEQIESVDAEARSRAKALVKTRETA, from the coding sequence ATGGCAAACATCCAGCTACTGACTGTTCTCGGCGCGACCGGATCGATCGGCGAGAGCACGCTCGATGTGGTCGGCCGCCATCCGGACCGATACCGGGTCTTCGCCCTGAGCGGCCATTCCCGGATCGAGCGGCTCGCCGAGCAGTGCCGGCGCTTTTCGCCGACATACGCGGTCGTCGGCGATGAACTCGCGGCCCAGCGTCTGCGGGCTCTGCTCGTCGCGGACGGCGCGTCGACCGAGGTGCTGGTCGGAGAGGCCGGCCTGGTGGCGGTGGCCCAGGCGCCCGAGGTCGACGCGGTGATGGCCGCCATCGTCGGTGCAGCCGGATTGCGTCCCACCCTGGCCGCGGCGCGCGCCGGCAAGCGGGTGCTGCTGGCGAACAAGGAGGCGCTGGTCATGTCCGGCGCCCTGTTCATGACGGCAGTCGCGGAGGGCGGCGCGACGCTGCTGCCCATCGACAGCGAGCACAACGCCGTCTTCCAGGCGCTGCCCGCCGGCTACGACCGGCGTCCGACCGCGCATGGCGTGTGTCGTGTCTTGCTGACCGCCTCGGGCGGTCCGTTTCGCGACCGCGAGCCGGCCACCCTGGAGGGCGTCACCCCGGAGGAGGCCTGCGCCCATCCCAACTGGTCGATGGGGCGCAAGATTTCGGTCGATTCGGCGACGATGATGAACAAGGGCCTCGAAGTCATCGAGGCGCACTGGCTGTTCGGCGTGCCCGCCGATGCGATCGATGTGGTGGTCCATCGGCAGAGCGTGATCCATTCGATGGTGGCCTACGCGGACGGTTCGGTGCTGGCGCAGCTGGGCAATCCGGACATGCGCACGCCGATCGCGCATGCGCTCGCGTACCCCGATCGGATCGATGCCGGCGTGGCGCCGCTCGATCTGTGCGCCATCGCACGCCTCGATTTTCAGGCGCCCGACCTGCGCCGGTTTCCCTGCCTGGCGCTGGCCTATGACGCGCTGCGTGCCGGCGCCGGCCTGCCGGCCGTGCTCAACGCGGCCAACGAGATCGCGGTCGAGGCCTTCCTCAACGGGCGCATCGGTTACCTGGACATTGCCCGGATCATCGAGGCGACCATGGCGCAGATGGCCGATGCCGGTGACGCGTCGCTGGAACAAATCGAGTCCGTCGATGCCGAAGCCCGTAGTCGCGCAAAAGCGCTTGTGAAAACACGGGAGACGGCCTGA
- a CDS encoding phosphatidate cytidylyltransferase — MLRTRVITALVMLLVFSSAVFLFSATGWMAFVAVITGCAAWEWAGFCRWQPSVRYGYGVATAVAAFVLAYCVDTAAPSTAYGFHLLVFGVSILFWGLIGSAWLARMWPLGQGARAALTGLVVMLPTAIAMVFLRQINPWWLLGAMAIVWVADIAAYFSGRALGRRKLAPSISPGKSWEGVYGALMAVVAYGLIVLSWSGARFSPAAWGGIVLGLLALTGVSVVGDLFESMLKRQAGIKDSSQLLPGHGGVLDRIDSLTSTLPMVALFVLLTR, encoded by the coding sequence ATGCTTAGAACACGGGTCATTACTGCGCTGGTAATGCTCCTGGTCTTCAGTTCGGCCGTCTTCCTGTTTTCCGCCACTGGCTGGATGGCGTTCGTGGCGGTCATTACCGGCTGCGCTGCCTGGGAATGGGCGGGTTTCTGCCGCTGGCAGCCCTCTGTACGCTATGGATACGGCGTCGCGACCGCTGTCGCGGCATTCGTGCTGGCCTATTGTGTCGACACTGCGGCGCCAAGTACGGCCTACGGGTTCCATCTGCTCGTGTTCGGCGTCTCGATCCTGTTCTGGGGGCTCATCGGATCGGCGTGGCTCGCCCGCATGTGGCCGCTGGGGCAGGGCGCCCGCGCGGCACTGACCGGACTGGTGGTGATGCTCCCCACGGCGATCGCGATGGTGTTTCTACGGCAGATCAATCCCTGGTGGCTGCTCGGCGCGATGGCCATCGTCTGGGTCGCCGACATCGCCGCGTATTTCAGTGGGCGTGCGCTCGGGCGCCGCAAGCTGGCTCCGTCGATCAGTCCCGGAAAGAGCTGGGAAGGCGTGTATGGAGCGCTGATGGCGGTGGTGGCCTACGGGCTGATCGTGCTGAGCTGGTCGGGTGCCCGGTTCAGCCCGGCCGCGTGGGGCGGGATCGTACTGGGTCTGCTGGCGCTGACGGGGGTCAGCGTGGTGGGCGACCTGTTCGAGTCGATGCTCAAGCGTCAGGCCGGCATCAAGGACAGCAGCCAGCTGCTACCCGGCCATGGCGGTGTCCTGGATCGCATCGACAGCCTGACTTCCACGCTGCCGATGGTGGCCCTGTTCGTGCTGCTGACACGCTGA